One stretch of Methylopila sp. 73B DNA includes these proteins:
- a CDS encoding ABC transporter permease, giving the protein MGGIVWRESLRFVHQRGRFLSALVRPLVWLFIFAAGFRATLGVSIIPPYETYVLYEVYIAPGLIAMIQLFNGLQSSLSMVYDREVGAMRILLVSPYPRWFLLVSKLVAGVAVSLLQAYAFLAVAYFWEVQPDSLWGYLTVLPALILSGLMLGAMGLAMSSIFKQLENFASVMNFVIFPMFFASSALYPLWRIQQANVLLWHICSYNPFTHAVELIRFALYGQVESTSLAVVSGFGAACLLAAIYAYDPSAGLTGRRGGPDAAK; this is encoded by the coding sequence ATGGGCGGCATCGTCTGGCGCGAGAGCCTGCGCTTCGTCCACCAGCGCGGCCGTTTCCTCTCGGCGCTGGTGCGGCCGCTAGTGTGGCTGTTCATCTTCGCGGCCGGCTTTCGCGCCACGTTGGGCGTGTCGATCATCCCGCCCTACGAGACCTACGTGCTTTACGAGGTCTACATCGCGCCCGGGCTGATCGCGATGATCCAGCTGTTTAACGGGCTGCAGTCGTCGCTCTCCATGGTCTACGACCGCGAGGTCGGCGCCATGCGCATCCTGCTGGTGAGCCCCTACCCGCGCTGGTTCCTGCTGGTGTCCAAGCTCGTCGCCGGCGTGGCGGTCTCGCTGCTGCAGGCCTATGCGTTCCTCGCCGTCGCCTACTTCTGGGAGGTGCAGCCGGACAGCCTGTGGGGCTACCTCACCGTGCTGCCGGCGCTGATCCTGAGCGGGCTGATGCTCGGCGCGATGGGGCTCGCGATGTCGTCGATCTTCAAGCAGCTCGAGAACTTCGCGAGCGTGATGAACTTCGTGATATTCCCGATGTTCTTCGCCTCCTCCGCGCTCTATCCGCTGTGGCGGATCCAGCAGGCGAACGTGCTGCTCTGGCACATCTGCAGCTACAATCCCTTCACCCACGCGGTCGAGCTGATCCGCTTCGCGCTCTACGGGCAGGTCGAGTCGACCTCGCTCGCGGTCGTCTCAGGGTTCGGCGCGGCCTGCCTGCTCGCCGCGATCTACGCCTACGACCCCTCCGCCGGGCTGACCGGCCGCCGCGGCGGGCCGGATGCGGCCAAATGA
- a CDS encoding PQQ-dependent catabolism-associated beta-propeller protein produces MTTDAPPRRPSRTARLLSAGAAAAALLAFAGPASAEKIFVSNERDHTMSVVDGATLKVVETIKTGRRPRGITASPDGKLIYVCTSDDNRVEVYDSATHKLVKTLPSGPDPELFVLHPSGNPLYIANEDDNMVTIVDVNTGQKLAEVPVGVEPEGMGISPDGKVLVNTSETTSMAHFIDTATNQIVENVVVDSRPRVAEFRSDNKQVWVSAEVGGTVSVIDPGTHQILKKITFEIPGVTAEAIQPVGVKITKDGKTAFVALGPANRVAVVDTETFAVKKYLLVGQRVWQLAFSPDESRLYTTNGNSNDISIVDVASDKVSKSVTVGRSPWGAVAVP; encoded by the coding sequence ATGACGACCGACGCGCCGCCCCGCAGGCCTTCCCGAACCGCCCGGCTCCTGTCCGCCGGCGCCGCCGCCGCGGCCCTTCTCGCCTTCGCAGGCCCGGCGTCGGCCGAGAAGATCTTCGTCAGCAACGAGCGCGACCACACCATGTCGGTGGTCGACGGCGCGACGCTGAAGGTGGTGGAGACGATCAAGACCGGCCGCCGGCCGCGCGGCATCACCGCAAGCCCGGACGGGAAGCTGATCTACGTCTGCACGAGCGACGACAACCGCGTCGAGGTCTACGACAGCGCGACCCACAAGCTGGTGAAGACCCTGCCCTCCGGACCCGACCCGGAGCTGTTCGTGCTGCACCCCTCGGGCAACCCGCTCTACATCGCCAACGAAGACGACAACATGGTCACGATCGTCGACGTGAACACGGGCCAGAAGCTCGCCGAGGTGCCCGTGGGCGTGGAGCCGGAGGGCATGGGGATCAGCCCCGACGGCAAGGTGCTGGTGAACACGTCCGAAACGACCAGCATGGCCCACTTCATCGACACGGCGACCAACCAGATCGTCGAGAACGTCGTGGTCGACAGCCGGCCGCGCGTCGCCGAATTCCGGTCCGACAACAAGCAGGTCTGGGTCTCGGCCGAGGTGGGCGGCACCGTCTCGGTGATCGACCCCGGGACGCACCAGATCCTGAAGAAGATCACTTTCGAGATCCCCGGCGTGACCGCCGAGGCGATCCAGCCGGTGGGCGTCAAGATCACGAAGGACGGCAAGACCGCCTTCGTCGCGCTTGGACCCGCCAACCGCGTCGCGGTGGTCGACACGGAGACCTTCGCGGTCAAGAAGTACCTGCTGGTCGGCCAGCGCGTGTGGCAGCTCGCCTTCTCGCCCGACGAATCGCGGCTCTACACGACCAACGGGAACTCCAACGACATCTCGATCGTCGACGTGGCGTCGGACAAGGTGTCGAAGTCGGTCACCGTCGGCCGTTCGCCCTGGGGCGCCGTCGCGGTTCCCTGA
- a CDS encoding NnrU family protein, whose product MAILVLGLALFLGTHLFTRARGPRAALIARLGETGYKGLYSLASAVGLAAIIYGYGHAPFVALWTPPGWTRHIPITLMWPAFVLLVAAYLPGKIRARAKHPMLAAVKLWAFSHLCANGDLASVLLFGGFLAYGVIDRILLKRHERAHGAPARPGSWQNDVLALALGTVLYALFGAFLHAILIGVPAFNL is encoded by the coding sequence ATGGCGATTCTGGTGCTCGGGTTGGCGCTCTTTCTTGGAACGCATCTTTTCACGCGGGCGCGGGGGCCGCGCGCCGCCCTCATCGCCCGGCTCGGCGAGACCGGCTACAAGGGCCTCTACTCCCTGGCGTCCGCCGTGGGGCTCGCGGCGATCATCTACGGCTACGGCCATGCGCCCTTCGTCGCGCTCTGGACCCCGCCGGGCTGGACGCGCCACATCCCGATCACGCTGATGTGGCCGGCGTTCGTTCTGCTGGTCGCGGCCTATCTGCCGGGCAAGATCCGGGCGCGCGCCAAGCATCCCATGCTTGCAGCCGTGAAGCTCTGGGCCTTCTCCCATCTCTGCGCCAACGGCGACCTCGCCAGCGTTCTGCTGTTCGGCGGCTTCCTCGCCTACGGCGTGATCGACCGCATCCTGCTGAAGCGCCACGAACGCGCGCATGGCGCCCCGGCGCGCCCGGGGTCGTGGCAGAACGACGTGTTGGCCTTGGCGCTTGGCACGGTGCTCTACGCGCTGTTCGGGGCCTTCCTCCACGCCATCCTGATCGGCGTGCCCGCTTTCAACCTGTAG
- a CDS encoding polysaccharide pyruvyl transferase family protein, which produces MSKRTRSEQFQRALRPITEFVERRRVAAPSRASVDRPGLRAAAFGFSTYNIGDDVQSYAALARLPRLDALIARDRMAIEALDGPHLAIFNSWFKQGQDYRLPHRSIEPELFGFALGADKLLASAWGAWLAARGPVGARDADSVGLLRSAGVAADWAGCLTLFIGKGLAPVPASARRGVLIVDLPQEAIDAHVPAEVRDGAEIISNFLPALTQPDPLMRFATLARLLERLRTAELVITRRLHIALPCVGFGTPVVALPHSGISNARRRFSGFDGFLPTVFLDDAPGLAAFDWSALGPSRIPASLAQSEDALEDRLAARFGARAPALVAPLYDGAPLTLRNPGLGAEPMTVTLSMRGLRRDCRPTWWSTERIELDLPWFSGVERFMLDVSVTARRTRTSTRVGALPDLLLR; this is translated from the coding sequence GTGTCGAAGCGTACGCGTTCGGAACAGTTTCAGCGCGCGCTGCGGCCGATAACGGAGTTCGTCGAGCGGCGCCGCGTGGCGGCGCCGTCACGGGCCAGCGTCGATCGTCCGGGTCTTCGCGCTGCGGCGTTCGGCTTCTCCACCTACAACATCGGCGACGACGTCCAGTCCTACGCCGCGCTCGCCCGCCTGCCGCGGCTTGACGCGCTGATCGCGCGCGACCGCATGGCGATCGAGGCGCTCGACGGTCCTCATCTCGCGATCTTCAATTCGTGGTTCAAGCAGGGGCAGGACTACCGCCTGCCGCATCGCTCCATCGAGCCGGAGCTGTTCGGGTTCGCCCTGGGCGCGGACAAGCTGCTCGCGAGCGCGTGGGGGGCTTGGCTCGCGGCGCGGGGGCCCGTGGGGGCGCGGGACGCGGACAGCGTCGGGCTGCTGCGATCCGCCGGCGTCGCCGCGGACTGGGCCGGCTGCCTCACCCTGTTCATCGGAAAGGGGCTCGCGCCGGTTCCGGCGTCGGCGCGGCGGGGCGTGCTGATCGTCGACCTGCCGCAGGAGGCGATCGACGCCCACGTGCCGGCGGAGGTGCGCGACGGCGCCGAGATCATCAGCAACTTCCTTCCCGCCTTGACCCAACCCGATCCGTTGATGCGGTTCGCAACGCTGGCGCGTCTGCTCGAACGGCTGCGGACGGCGGAGCTCGTCATCACCCGCCGGCTGCACATCGCGTTGCCCTGCGTGGGCTTCGGAACGCCGGTCGTGGCGCTGCCGCACAGCGGCATCAGCAACGCCCGCCGCCGATTTTCCGGCTTCGACGGCTTCCTGCCGACGGTGTTCCTCGATGACGCGCCGGGGCTGGCCGCGTTCGACTGGTCGGCTCTCGGACCGTCACGCATTCCGGCCTCGCTCGCGCAGTCCGAAGACGCCTTGGAGGACCGCCTCGCCGCGCGTTTCGGCGCGAGGGCGCCGGCTCTGGTCGCGCCGCTCTACGACGGCGCGCCGTTGACGCTCCGCAACCCCGGGCTCGGCGCGGAGCCTATGACGGTGACGCTCTCCATGCGCGGCCTGCGCCGCGACTGCCGTCCGACGTGGTGGTCGACCGAGAGGATCGAGCTGGACTTGCCGTGGTTCTCCGGCGTCGAACGCTTCATGCTCGACGTGTCGGTGACGGCGCGGCGAACCCGCACCTCGACGCGGGTCGGCGCGCTTCCGGACCTGCTCCTGCGCTGA
- a CDS encoding ABC transporter substrate-binding protein: MSALTRRGALLGAGALGVALGAGLGSARAARPLRLATLKFGTVNWLLDTVAAEGLDVREGVTLQRTQLASTQALTVALQANDADLVVSDWTWAMRRRTDGERVQFAPYSSALGALVVGKDSKINALADLKGKKLGVAGGPLDKSWLLLRARAHDLVGGDIATMLEPVFGAPPLLSEQLRLGRIDAVLTYWQFAARLDAEGFRKLTDVTQLMGELGVTPPPPLVGFVWREELANTEPKALSAFFRAVDAANQILKSSDAAWDRLKPAMQVSSDAEFTRLREYFRAGVPGPWTEAQLASSKKLYELLADLGGADVVGANPRFDPALFWSPKA, from the coding sequence ATGTCTGCGCTCACCCGGCGTGGCGCCTTGCTCGGCGCCGGCGCTCTCGGCGTCGCGCTCGGAGCAGGGCTCGGTTCCGCCCGAGCCGCCCGGCCGCTGCGTCTCGCCACCTTGAAGTTTGGCACCGTCAACTGGCTGCTCGACACGGTCGCCGCCGAAGGGCTCGACGTCCGCGAGGGCGTGACGCTGCAGCGGACCCAACTTGCCTCCACCCAGGCGCTCACCGTGGCGCTGCAGGCGAACGACGCCGACCTCGTGGTCAGCGACTGGACCTGGGCGATGCGCCGGCGCACGGACGGCGAGAGGGTGCAGTTCGCGCCCTATTCCAGCGCTCTGGGGGCGCTCGTCGTCGGCAAGGACTCCAAGATCAACGCGCTCGCCGATCTGAAGGGCAAGAAGCTCGGCGTCGCCGGCGGCCCGCTCGACAAGAGCTGGCTGCTGCTGCGGGCCCGCGCCCACGACCTCGTCGGCGGCGACATCGCCACCATGCTGGAGCCGGTGTTCGGCGCGCCGCCTCTGCTGTCCGAACAGCTGCGGCTCGGCCGCATCGACGCCGTGCTGACCTACTGGCAGTTCGCCGCCCGGCTCGACGCGGAGGGGTTCCGCAAGCTGACGGACGTCACCCAACTGATGGGCGAGCTCGGGGTCACGCCGCCGCCGCCGCTCGTCGGCTTCGTCTGGCGCGAGGAGCTGGCGAACACCGAACCCAAGGCGCTCTCCGCCTTCTTCCGCGCGGTGGACGCCGCGAACCAGATCCTGAAGTCCTCGGACGCCGCCTGGGACCGGCTGAAGCCCGCCATGCAGGTGAGCTCGGACGCCGAGTTCACGCGCCTGCGGGAGTACTTCCGCGCCGGCGTGCCCGGCCCCTGGACCGAGGCGCAGCTCGCCTCGTCGAAGAAGCTCTACGAACTGCTGGCGGATCTCGGCGGCGCGGACGTGGTCGGCGCCAATCCGCGCTTCGACCCCGCGCTGTTCTGGTCGCCGAAAGCGTAA
- a CDS encoding ABC transporter substrate-binding protein: MVLSKAAVARRRSVAARALVVALGLSLVAPSASAQAPAATPAPSAPAPAAKPAVAPMPFKFGVLRQFPTPPPWWDTIATLPPEDDGIAGARLGIVDNNTTGRFLKQDFQLVEELVPFGEDPMPAFNRLLDQGATFIVLAVPADQLLKMSDAVKDRDVILFNAGAQDDELRGKDCRSNVLHTAPNRAMLTDALAQYLVWKRWNNWLLLTGRREEDRKYAADIRRSAKKFGAKIVEERTWNFGPDARVSAQNDVPVFTQNVAYDVAMIADELGEFGELIGWRTWDPRPTAGTAGLTPTTWHATLENWGASQLQNRFYKQSKRVMRPLDFQMWLAMRTIGESATRTKTNDPKKLREFIFGPTFELAGFKGQSFSYRDWDNQLRQPILLAQPAALVSVSPQEGFLHQTNLLDTMGYDRPETTCRMPKP, encoded by the coding sequence ATGGTCCTGTCGAAGGCCGCGGTCGCCCGCCGGCGGAGCGTCGCTGCGCGCGCGCTGGTCGTCGCGCTCGGGCTGAGCCTCGTCGCGCCCTCCGCCTCCGCCCAGGCTCCCGCCGCGACGCCGGCCCCCTCAGCCCCCGCCCCCGCCGCGAAACCCGCCGTCGCGCCCATGCCCTTCAAGTTTGGCGTGCTTCGGCAGTTTCCAACACCGCCGCCGTGGTGGGACACGATCGCGACGCTTCCCCCCGAGGACGACGGCATCGCGGGCGCGCGTCTCGGGATCGTCGACAACAATACCACCGGCCGCTTCCTGAAGCAGGACTTTCAGCTCGTCGAGGAACTCGTCCCGTTCGGCGAGGACCCGATGCCGGCGTTCAACCGGCTGCTGGACCAAGGCGCGACCTTCATCGTGCTCGCGGTGCCGGCGGATCAGCTTCTCAAGATGTCCGACGCGGTCAAGGACAGGGACGTCATCCTGTTCAACGCCGGCGCGCAGGACGACGAGCTTCGGGGCAAGGACTGCCGGTCGAACGTGCTCCACACCGCGCCGAACCGCGCGATGCTGACCGACGCCCTCGCTCAGTACCTCGTCTGGAAGCGCTGGAACAACTGGCTGCTCCTTACCGGACGTCGCGAGGAGGACCGGAAGTACGCGGCCGACATCCGGCGCTCCGCGAAGAAGTTCGGCGCCAAGATCGTCGAGGAGCGGACCTGGAACTTCGGACCCGACGCCCGCGTGAGCGCGCAGAACGACGTGCCGGTGTTCACGCAGAACGTCGCCTACGACGTGGCGATGATCGCCGACGAACTGGGCGAGTTCGGCGAGTTGATCGGCTGGCGCACCTGGGACCCGCGGCCGACCGCGGGCACGGCCGGCCTGACGCCGACCACCTGGCACGCGACGCTCGAGAACTGGGGCGCCTCGCAGCTGCAGAACCGGTTCTACAAACAGTCGAAGCGCGTGATGCGCCCGCTCGATTTCCAGATGTGGCTCGCCATGCGCACCATCGGCGAATCCGCGACCCGCACCAAGACCAACGATCCGAAGAAGCTCCGCGAGTTCATCTTCGGGCCGACCTTCGAACTCGCCGGCTTCAAGGGGCAGTCCTTCAGCTACCGCGACTGGGACAACCAGCTGCGGCAGCCCATTCTGCTGGCCCAGCCGGCGGCTCTCGTCTCGGTTTCGCCGCAGGAGGGCTTCCTGCACCAGACCAACCTGCTCGACACCATGGGCTACGACCGGCCGGAAACGACCTGCCGCATGCCCAAGCCCTGA
- a CDS encoding tetratricopeptide repeat protein, whose protein sequence is MTDIFHEVQDDLRRERMKALWDRFGWLVVSVAVLIVVGVGGWRGYEYYQGQQAQAAGDRYQAASRLAADGKTDEARAAFASLAAEGPKGYQALARLREADVATMKDPAGALKIYEGVANDGGVDSLLRDAARVRGAYIAVDHAAAADVRRLVEPLAVDASPWRHTARELIGLAAYKANDAVEARRQFEAIVADAEAPAGARQRADLMLAVLPPAPPAPAAKAAK, encoded by the coding sequence ATGACCGACATTTTCCATGAGGTCCAGGACGACCTCCGCCGCGAGCGCATGAAGGCGCTGTGGGATCGGTTCGGATGGCTGGTCGTCTCCGTCGCGGTGCTGATTGTCGTCGGCGTCGGCGGGTGGCGCGGCTACGAGTATTACCAGGGCCAGCAAGCCCAGGCCGCCGGAGACCGTTACCAGGCGGCGAGCCGGCTTGCGGCCGACGGCAAGACCGACGAGGCGCGCGCCGCCTTCGCGAGCCTCGCGGCCGAAGGCCCGAAGGGGTATCAGGCTCTCGCCCGGTTGCGCGAGGCCGATGTCGCGACGATGAAGGATCCGGCCGGCGCCCTCAAGATCTATGAAGGCGTGGCGAACGACGGTGGGGTCGATTCGCTGCTGCGCGACGCCGCGCGTGTGCGCGGCGCCTACATCGCCGTCGATCACGCCGCAGCCGCCGACGTGCGCCGGCTGGTCGAGCCGCTTGCGGTCGACGCCAGCCCGTGGCGCCATACCGCGCGCGAACTGATCGGGCTCGCGGCCTACAAGGCGAACGACGCCGTTGAGGCCCGCCGCCAGTTCGAGGCGATCGTGGCCGACGCCGAGGCGCCGGCCGGCGCGCGGCAGCGCGCCGACCTGATGCTCGCTGTGCTGCCGCCGGCCCCGCCGGCGCCCGCTGCCAAGGCTGCCAAGTAA
- a CDS encoding tripartite tricarboxylate transporter substrate-binding protein, translating to MLAPDRRTACRAIAGLLAAGALPRPAHAALNLEIIAPAALGDSLDQVARALAEGLNQMSGAVTAAVTNAPGQGGFTGLERFVNAPKTKPLLLATSLGTLGASILAKRALTLDDTVPVQRICGEHLVLLVPERSPLQTLGDLAAKLRSDPSQVLLAGRELGSASHMLCLSLARAYQLDPKALRYIAIDEPGEMFRALMTGAIAAVAGGVPAYAQQLKGGSVRALAISAGARVDGFDAPTFRDGGVDLELMDWRGLGAPNTMDPSLVGQIAEAVALLMETSTWAEALGRRHWLPLHLKREAYAAFLEKERDRVTALYRDAGLI from the coding sequence ATGCTCGCTCCAGATCGCCGCACGGCCTGCCGCGCCATCGCGGGGCTCCTTGCGGCGGGCGCGCTGCCCCGCCCGGCCCACGCGGCGCTCAACCTCGAGATCATCGCCCCGGCCGCGCTCGGCGACAGTCTAGACCAGGTCGCGCGCGCGCTGGCCGAGGGCCTGAACCAGATGAGCGGCGCCGTCACCGCCGCGGTCACCAACGCGCCGGGCCAGGGCGGCTTCACCGGGCTCGAGCGTTTCGTCAACGCGCCCAAGACCAAGCCCCTGCTGCTGGCCACCAGCCTCGGCACGCTCGGGGCCAGCATCCTCGCCAAGCGCGCGCTCACGCTCGACGACACCGTCCCCGTGCAGCGGATCTGCGGCGAGCACCTCGTGCTGCTGGTGCCCGAGCGATCGCCGCTGCAGACGCTCGGCGACCTGGCGGCCAAGCTGCGCAGCGATCCGTCGCAGGTTTTGCTTGCCGGCCGGGAGCTCGGCAGCGCGAGCCACATGCTCTGCCTGTCGCTCGCGCGCGCCTACCAGCTCGACCCGAAGGCGCTGCGCTACATCGCGATCGACGAGCCCGGCGAGATGTTCCGCGCGCTGATGACCGGCGCGATCGCCGCGGTCGCGGGCGGGGTTCCGGCCTACGCCCAGCAGCTCAAGGGCGGCTCGGTGCGCGCGCTCGCGATTTCGGCGGGCGCCCGCGTCGACGGCTTCGACGCGCCGACCTTCCGGGACGGCGGCGTCGACCTGGAGCTGATGGACTGGCGCGGCCTGGGCGCCCCGAACACCATGGATCCAAGCCTCGTCGGCCAGATCGCCGAAGCGGTCGCCCTGCTGATGGAGACCTCGACCTGGGCCGAAGCCCTCGGGCGCCGCCATTGGCTGCCGCTGCACCTGAAGCGCGAAGCCTACGCCGCGTTCCTGGAAAAGGAGCGCGACCGGGTCACAGCGCTCTACCGCGACGCCGGCCTGATCTGA
- the der gene encoding ribosome biogenesis GTPase Der: MTYASSPLRPLPVVAVVGRPNVGKSTLFNRLVGKRLALVDDRPGVTRDRREGEGRLGDLTFRIVDTAGLENAAEGSLEARMRAQTEAAIAEADIILFMVDARAGVTADDERFADVVRRAMRPVILLANKAEGRAGVDGAYDSYRLGLGDPLPVSAEHAEGLGDLYDALAALMPEPDDEDEEAEGEGAPLRIAIVGRPNAGKSTLVNRLVGSERMLTGPEAGITRDSVSIDWEWRGRRVRLVDTAGLRRKARVIDKLEKLSVADAIRSIKFAEVVVVLLDATIPFEKQDLSIADLVTREGRALVIGLNKWDLVENRNEQLKAHGESLERLLPQVKGVPLVPLAGQTGEGVDRLMTAIIKTHEVWNRRVSTAALNRWLEEVLERHPPPAVAGKRIKLRYATQPKARPPYFVIFGTRTEELPDSYVRYLTNGLRETFDLPGVPIRVTFRQPDNPYDKK; encoded by the coding sequence GTGACATATGCTTCATCGCCCCTGCGTCCCCTGCCGGTCGTCGCCGTCGTCGGGCGGCCGAACGTCGGCAAGTCCACGCTGTTCAACCGGCTCGTCGGCAAGCGCCTCGCGCTCGTCGACGACCGGCCGGGGGTCACGCGCGATCGTCGCGAGGGCGAAGGCCGCCTCGGCGACCTGACGTTCCGCATCGTCGACACCGCGGGCCTTGAGAACGCCGCGGAGGGGTCGCTCGAGGCGCGCATGCGGGCGCAGACCGAAGCGGCGATCGCGGAAGCCGACATCATCTTGTTCATGGTGGACGCCCGCGCCGGCGTGACCGCGGACGACGAACGTTTCGCCGACGTCGTCCGCCGCGCCATGCGCCCCGTCATCTTGCTCGCCAACAAGGCCGAAGGCCGGGCGGGCGTGGACGGCGCTTACGACTCCTACCGCCTCGGTCTCGGCGACCCGCTGCCGGTCTCGGCCGAACACGCGGAGGGCCTCGGCGACCTCTACGACGCGCTCGCGGCCTTGATGCCGGAGCCTGACGACGAGGACGAGGAGGCGGAAGGCGAGGGCGCGCCGCTGCGCATCGCCATCGTCGGCCGCCCCAACGCCGGCAAGTCCACGCTGGTGAACCGCCTCGTCGGCTCCGAACGCATGCTGACCGGCCCGGAGGCCGGCATCACCCGCGACTCGGTCTCGATCGACTGGGAGTGGCGCGGCCGCCGCGTACGGCTGGTCGACACCGCGGGCCTGCGCCGGAAGGCTCGGGTGATCGACAAGCTCGAGAAGCTCTCGGTCGCGGACGCGATCCGCTCGATCAAGTTCGCCGAGGTCGTCGTCGTGCTGCTCGACGCCACGATCCCGTTCGAGAAGCAGGACCTGTCGATCGCCGACCTCGTCACGCGCGAGGGACGGGCGCTCGTCATCGGCCTGAACAAGTGGGACCTCGTCGAGAACCGCAACGAGCAGCTGAAGGCCCATGGCGAGTCGCTCGAGCGCCTGCTGCCGCAGGTGAAGGGCGTGCCGCTCGTGCCGCTCGCGGGCCAGACCGGCGAGGGCGTGGACCGGCTGATGACGGCGATCATCAAGACTCACGAAGTCTGGAACCGTCGCGTCTCGACCGCCGCGCTCAACCGCTGGCTCGAAGAGGTGCTCGAACGGCATCCGCCGCCCGCGGTCGCCGGCAAGCGCATCAAGCTGCGCTACGCCACCCAGCCCAAGGCGCGGCCGCCGTACTTCGTCATCTTCGGCACCCGCACGGAAGAGCTGCCGGACTCTTACGTCCGCTACCTCACCAACGGCCTGCGGGAGACCTTCGACCTGCCGGGCGTGCCGATCCGCGTGACGTTCCGCCAGCCGGACAATCCGTACGACAAGAAGTGA
- a CDS encoding ABC transporter ATP-binding protein, which translates to MSKIAVETRAEALRVSGVTHAFGAKKALDDVSLTAPSGVFTALLGLNGAGKTTLFSLITRLYENRSGAIAVLGHDVRQQPTRALSRLGVVFQSRTLDLELSVLQNLLYHAALHGIGRSEARRRSLAVLERVGLAARAKEKVRALSGGQMRRVEIARALLHGPGLLLLDEPTVGLDIGSRRAILDEVRRLIDDDGIGVLWATHLVDEIEAADRVVVLHKGRVLLEGRVDDLRARGGSEDVGTAFMAAVAETDRRDKAAAHKTDAAA; encoded by the coding sequence ATGAGCAAAATCGCAGTCGAGACGCGCGCGGAGGCGCTGCGCGTCTCCGGGGTCACCCACGCCTTCGGCGCGAAAAAGGCGCTGGACGACGTCAGCCTCACCGCGCCCTCCGGCGTCTTCACCGCCCTGCTGGGGCTGAACGGCGCGGGCAAGACCACGCTGTTCTCGCTCATCACTCGGCTCTACGAGAACCGCAGCGGCGCGATCGCGGTGCTGGGCCATGACGTTCGCCAGCAGCCGACCCGCGCGCTGTCGCGGCTCGGCGTCGTGTTCCAGTCGCGCACGCTCGATCTGGAGCTGAGCGTCCTGCAGAACCTGCTCTACCACGCGGCGCTGCACGGCATCGGCCGGTCGGAGGCCCGACGACGCAGCCTCGCCGTTCTCGAGCGGGTGGGGCTCGCGGCGCGCGCGAAGGAGAAGGTCCGGGCGCTCTCCGGCGGCCAGATGCGCCGGGTCGAGATCGCGCGCGCGCTGCTGCACGGGCCAGGCCTGCTGCTGCTCGACGAGCCCACGGTCGGCCTCGACATCGGCTCGCGGCGGGCGATCCTCGACGAGGTGCGACGCCTGATCGACGACGACGGCATCGGCGTGCTGTGGGCGACCCATCTCGTGGACGAGATCGAGGCCGCGGACCGGGTCGTGGTGCTGCACAAGGGCCGCGTGCTGCTTGAGGGCCGGGTCGACGACCTGCGCGCCCGAGGCGGCAGCGAGGACGTCGGGACCGCCTTCATGGCCGCCGTGGCCGAAACCGACCGGCGGGACAAGGCCGCCGCACACAAGACGGACGCAGCGGCATGA